A region of Mesorhizobium sp. AR02 DNA encodes the following proteins:
- the trxA gene encoding thioredoxin — protein sequence MGATVKVDKNNFQADVLDANVPVVVDFWAEWCGPCKMIAPALEDIATELGAKVKIAKLNIDENPELAAQFGVRSIPTLMIFKGGEMADMKVGAAPKTALSHWINGNLA from the coding sequence ATGGGTGCCACCGTCAAGGTTGACAAGAACAATTTCCAGGCCGACGTGCTCGATGCCAACGTCCCGGTCGTCGTCGACTTCTGGGCGGAATGGTGCGGCCCGTGCAAGATGATCGCGCCGGCGCTCGAAGACATCGCCACCGAACTTGGCGCCAAGGTCAAGATCGCCAAGCTCAACATCGACGAGAATCCCGAGCTGGCCGCGCAGTTCGGCGTGCGTTCGATCCCGACTCTGATGATCTTCAAGGGCGGCGAAATGGCCGACATGAAGGTGGGTGCGGCACCGAAGACCGCGCTGTCGCACTGGATCAATGGCAACCTCGCCTGA
- a CDS encoding cupin domain-containing protein, with protein MTGSAKATVFIDNERVIVTEYRFQPGDNTGWHRHGHDYVVVPLMDGKLKLVTKDGETFAEMKKGAPYFRKEGVEHDVISANDGEYAFIEIELK; from the coding sequence ATGACCGGATCCGCCAAGGCCACCGTCTTCATCGACAATGAGCGCGTCATCGTCACCGAGTACCGCTTCCAGCCGGGCGACAACACCGGCTGGCATCGCCACGGCCACGACTATGTCGTGGTGCCGCTGATGGATGGCAAGCTGAAGCTGGTGACCAAGGACGGCGAAACCTTCGCCGAGATGAAAAAAGGCGCGCCCTATTTCCGCAAGGAGGGCGTCGAACATGACGTTATCAGCGCCAATGACGGCGAGTATGCATTCATCGAGATCGAGTTGAAGTGA
- a CDS encoding type II toxin-antitoxin system VapB family antitoxin, which translates to MAEPQLSVRSAKARDLAHRLARRENRSIADVVERALESYEIREAGREPASTFYASLTASSGVDIDLEKVIREGREVHPGVEL; encoded by the coding sequence ATGGCCGAACCACAGCTCTCAGTCCGCAGCGCAAAAGCACGCGACCTGGCTCATAGGCTTGCTCGTCGTGAAAATCGTTCGATAGCCGACGTGGTCGAACGCGCGCTTGAATCCTACGAGATTCGTGAAGCTGGACGTGAACCCGCCTCCACCTTCTACGCCAGCCTGACCGCAAGCAGTGGTGTCGACATCGATCTGGAGAAAGTTATTCGCGAAGGGCGCGAGGTTCATCCAGGAGTTGAGCTTTGA
- a CDS encoding type II toxin-antitoxin system VapC family toxin yields MIFVDTNVISESLKKAPNSAVLAWLVRNDAELALPTVTIAEIAFGIQKIRPDERADRLEQGLSRWRHRFAGRIFGLTEDAALAYGEIMGAATRQGRGMSAPDGMIAAIARVNGGRLATRNLSDFGTTSLDLISPWDF; encoded by the coding sequence TTGATTTTCGTCGATACCAACGTGATTTCGGAGTCTCTGAAGAAGGCGCCAAACTCGGCAGTGCTGGCGTGGCTTGTCCGTAATGACGCTGAACTGGCCCTTCCCACAGTGACGATCGCTGAAATCGCCTTCGGTATTCAAAAGATACGACCTGATGAGCGTGCCGATCGGCTGGAACAGGGACTTTCCCGATGGCGCCATCGATTTGCCGGCCGGATTTTTGGACTGACGGAAGATGCGGCTTTGGCTTACGGCGAGATCATGGGGGCCGCGACGCGCCAAGGTCGCGGCATGTCGGCTCCCGATGGCATGATTGCGGCGATAGCGCGCGTGAATGGAGGCCGGCTGGCAACACGCAATCTCAGCGACTTTGGCACCACCAGCCTTGACCTGATCTCACCGTGGGATTTCTGA
- a CDS encoding bifunctional folylpolyglutamate synthase/dihydrofolate synthase, with product MTTLAADREIEALMALHPKGFDLSLDRITRLLERLGNPQDLLPPVIHIAGTNGKGSCAAFSRALLEASGSLVHVHTSPHLVSWHERYRLAAEGGGRLVDDDVFAEAIARVAKANDGQKITVFEILTAVTFILFSEHPADVAIIEVGLGGRFDATNVVARPAVSVIMPVSMDHEAYLGDRVELIAAEKAGIMKRGCPVVIGAQESETALQVLIETAERLECPTFVYGQDFLAFEENGRMVYQDEDGLMDLPPPRLPGRHQFANAAAAIAAVKAAGFEISHRAAEKAMTHVAWPGRMQKLAQGRLAELAPKGADIWLDGGHNPGAGVVVAEALAEQEEKNPRPLFLISGMINTKDQSGYFRAFKGLVRHVYTVPVSLSDAGVPNDELAIRATEAGLTAEPVSSVASALMLLRDTWDGPPPRILIGGSLYLAGAVLAENGTPPT from the coding sequence ATGACAACGCTTGCCGCCGACCGCGAAATCGAAGCCCTGATGGCGCTTCACCCGAAAGGCTTCGACCTTTCGCTCGACCGCATCACGCGGCTCTTGGAGCGGCTTGGCAACCCGCAGGACTTGCTGCCGCCGGTAATCCACATCGCCGGCACCAACGGCAAGGGCTCCTGCGCCGCCTTCTCCAGGGCATTGCTTGAGGCTTCAGGCAGTCTTGTCCACGTCCACACCTCGCCGCACCTGGTCAGCTGGCACGAGCGCTACCGGCTTGCCGCCGAGGGTGGCGGCAGGCTGGTCGACGACGATGTCTTCGCCGAGGCCATCGCCCGCGTCGCCAAGGCCAATGACGGCCAGAAGATCACCGTCTTCGAGATCCTCACCGCCGTCACCTTCATCCTGTTTTCGGAACATCCGGCCGACGTCGCCATCATCGAGGTCGGTCTTGGCGGCCGCTTCGACGCCACCAATGTTGTCGCGAGACCCGCCGTGTCGGTGATCATGCCGGTGTCGATGGACCACGAGGCCTATCTCGGCGACCGTGTCGAACTGATCGCCGCCGAAAAGGCCGGCATCATGAAGCGCGGCTGCCCGGTGGTGATCGGCGCGCAGGAGAGCGAGACGGCGCTGCAGGTGCTGATCGAAACCGCCGAGCGGCTGGAGTGCCCGACCTTCGTCTACGGCCAGGATTTCCTCGCCTTCGAGGAAAACGGCCGCATGGTCTACCAGGACGAGGACGGCCTGATGGACCTGCCGCCGCCGCGGCTGCCCGGGCGCCACCAGTTCGCCAATGCGGCCGCCGCGATCGCCGCGGTCAAGGCGGCCGGCTTCGAGATCAGCCACCGCGCCGCCGAGAAGGCGATGACCCATGTCGCCTGGCCCGGCCGCATGCAGAAACTGGCGCAGGGCCGGCTGGCGGAGTTGGCACCGAAGGGCGCCGACATCTGGCTCGACGGCGGCCACAATCCGGGCGCCGGCGTGGTCGTTGCCGAAGCGCTGGCCGAGCAGGAGGAAAAGAACCCGCGCCCGCTGTTCCTCATTTCGGGCATGATCAACACCAAGGACCAGAGCGGCTATTTCCGCGCCTTCAAGGGCCTCGTCCGGCATGTCTACACCGTGCCGGTGAGCCTGAGCGATGCCGGCGTGCCCAACGACGAACTGGCGATCCGCGCCACGGAAGCCGGGCTGACGGCCGAGCCGGTGAGTTCCGTCGCCAGTGCGCTGATGCTGCTGCGCGACACCTGGGACGGCCCGCCGCCGCGCATCCTGATTGGCGGGTCGCTTTACCTGGCTGGGGCGGTGCTGGCCGAGAACGGCACGCCACCGACCTGA
- the accD gene encoding acetyl-CoA carboxylase, carboxyltransferase subunit beta has protein sequence MNWITNYVRPKINSMLGRRTDMPENLWIKDPETGEMVFHKDLESNQFVIPSSGHHMKISAKERLRFFFDDGKYETLDNPKVMQDPLKFRDEKRYVDRLKDAKAKTGLEDAIINALGTVEGLPVVVTVQDFAFMGGSLGMAAGDAIVHGFEVALQRKRPLILFAASGGARMQEGILSLMQLPRTTVGVDRLKEAGLPYIVVLTNPTTGGVTASYAMLGDVHIAEPGALIGFAGPRVIEQTIREKLPDGFQRSEYLMEHGMVDMVVSRLEMRETIARLLKMLLKMPVEQKPLEPEILPPAVIAAEARPQV, from the coding sequence ATGAACTGGATCACCAATTACGTTCGCCCGAAGATCAACTCGATGCTCGGCCGGCGCACTGACATGCCCGAGAATCTCTGGATCAAGGATCCCGAGACCGGCGAAATGGTGTTCCACAAGGACCTGGAATCCAACCAGTTCGTCATCCCGTCATCCGGCCATCATATGAAGATCTCGGCCAAGGAGCGGCTGAGATTCTTCTTCGACGACGGCAAGTACGAGACCCTGGACAACCCCAAGGTCATGCAGGATCCGCTGAAATTCCGCGACGAGAAGCGCTATGTCGACCGACTGAAGGATGCAAAGGCCAAGACCGGCCTGGAAGACGCGATCATCAATGCACTGGGCACCGTCGAAGGCTTGCCGGTGGTGGTGACGGTGCAGGATTTCGCCTTTATGGGCGGCTCGCTCGGCATGGCCGCCGGTGACGCCATTGTCCACGGTTTCGAAGTCGCCTTGCAGCGCAAGCGGCCGCTGATCCTGTTTGCCGCCTCCGGCGGCGCCCGTATGCAGGAAGGCATTTTGTCCCTGATGCAATTGCCGCGCACCACGGTCGGCGTCGACCGGCTGAAGGAAGCCGGCCTGCCCTACATCGTCGTGTTGACCAACCCGACCACCGGCGGCGTCACCGCCTCCTACGCCATGCTGGGCGACGTGCACATCGCCGAGCCTGGTGCGCTGATCGGTTTTGCCGGACCGCGCGTCATCGAACAGACCATCCGCGAGAAACTGCCGGATGGCTTCCAGCGCTCCGAATATCTGATGGAGCACGGCATGGTCGACATGGTGGTGTCGCGGCTTGAGATGCGCGAAACGATCGCGCGGCTGTTGAAGATGCTGCTCAAGATGCCGGTCGAGCAAAAGCCGCTCGAGCCGGAAATCCTGCCGCCCGCCGTCATTGCGGCCGAAGCCAGGCCGCAGGTCTGA
- the trpA gene encoding tryptophan synthase subunit alpha, with product MTTRIDRRMAKLKNEGRPALVTYFMGGDPDYDTSLSIMKALPTAGADIIELGMPFSDPMADGPAIQAAGLRALKGGQTLVKTLKMAAEFRTSDNETPIVLMGYYNPIYIYGVDRFLKDALASGIDGLIVVDLPPEMDEELCIPALKAGINFIRLATPTTDDKRLPKVLQNTSGFVYYVSMTGITGSALADTGKVAAAVKRIKSHTDLPVCVGFGVKTAEQARVIGANADGVVVGTAIVNAVANVLGPKGEKTADPAEAVATLVSGLAQGVRSARLAAAE from the coding sequence ATGACGACCCGCATCGACCGCCGCATGGCGAAGCTGAAAAACGAAGGCCGTCCGGCGCTCGTCACCTATTTCATGGGCGGCGACCCCGACTACGACACCTCACTGTCGATCATGAAGGCGCTGCCGACGGCCGGCGCCGACATCATCGAACTCGGCATGCCGTTTTCCGATCCGATGGCCGACGGCCCGGCGATCCAGGCCGCCGGCCTGCGCGCGCTGAAAGGCGGTCAGACGCTGGTCAAGACGCTGAAGATGGCGGCCGAATTCCGGACCAGTGACAACGAAACGCCGATCGTGCTGATGGGCTATTACAACCCGATCTACATCTACGGCGTCGACCGTTTCCTGAAAGACGCGCTGGCCAGCGGCATAGATGGCCTGATCGTCGTCGACCTGCCGCCGGAGATGGATGAGGAACTGTGTATTCCGGCACTGAAAGCCGGCATCAACTTCATCCGGCTTGCGACGCCGACCACCGACGACAAGCGCCTTCCCAAGGTGCTGCAGAACACGTCCGGCTTCGTCTATTACGTGTCGATGACCGGCATCACCGGCTCGGCGCTGGCCGACACCGGCAAGGTGGCGGCGGCGGTCAAGCGCATCAAGAGCCACACGGACCTGCCGGTCTGCGTTGGCTTCGGCGTCAAGACCGCTGAGCAGGCGCGTGTCATCGGCGCCAATGCCGATGGCGTCGTCGTCGGCACCGCGATCGTCAACGCGGTCGCCAATGTGCTGGGGCCGAAGGGCGAAAAGACCGCAGACCCGGCCGAGGCCGTCGCGACGCTGGTCAGCGGCCTGGCGCAAGGCGTGCGCTCGGCCCGCCTTGCTGCCGCCGAATAG
- the trpB gene encoding tryptophan synthase subunit beta translates to MNKPATPNSFRTGPDEQGMFGIFGGRFVAETLMPLILDLERHWNEVKNDPDFRAELTDLSTHYAGRPSKLYFAEGLTKHLREVSSAKGLGGGAKVYFKREDLNHTGSHKINNCLGQILLAKRMGKKRIIAETGAGQHGVASATVAARFGFPCVVYMGATDVARQSPNVFRMKLLGAEVRPVTAGHGTLKDAMNEALRDWVTNVEDTYYLIGTAAGPHPYPELVRDFQSVIGTEARAQILEQEGRLPDTIIAAVGGGSNAIGLFHPFLDDKDVRIIGIEAGGRGLDGIEHCASMNAGAPGVLHGNRTYLLQNADGQIMDGHSISAGLDYPGVGPEHSWLRDSGRVEYVPILDDEALEAFKLTTRVEGIIPALESAHAIAHAVKIVPGMDKDQIVIVNLSGRGDKDVHTVASMLGMEI, encoded by the coding sequence ATGAACAAGCCGGCGACACCCAATTCCTTCCGTACCGGACCCGACGAACAGGGCATGTTCGGCATTTTCGGCGGTCGTTTCGTCGCCGAAACGCTGATGCCATTGATCCTCGACCTGGAACGGCACTGGAACGAGGTCAAGAACGATCCGGATTTCCGGGCTGAGCTGACCGATCTTTCGACCCACTATGCCGGGCGGCCGTCCAAGCTCTATTTCGCCGAAGGCCTGACCAAGCATCTTCGTGAGGTTTCCTCGGCAAAGGGCCTTGGGGGTGGCGCAAAGGTCTATTTCAAGCGCGAGGACCTGAACCACACCGGCTCGCACAAGATCAACAACTGCCTCGGCCAGATCCTGCTCGCCAAGCGCATGGGCAAGAAGCGCATCATCGCCGAGACCGGCGCCGGCCAGCATGGCGTGGCATCCGCCACCGTCGCCGCCCGCTTCGGCTTTCCCTGCGTCGTCTACATGGGCGCCACCGACGTTGCCCGGCAAAGCCCGAACGTCTTCCGCATGAAGCTGCTCGGCGCCGAAGTGCGGCCGGTCACAGCTGGCCACGGCACGCTGAAGGATGCCATGAACGAGGCATTGCGCGACTGGGTGACTAATGTCGAGGACACCTATTACCTGATCGGCACCGCCGCCGGCCCGCACCCCTATCCGGAGCTGGTGCGCGACTTCCAGTCGGTCATTGGCACCGAGGCGCGCGCACAGATCCTCGAACAGGAAGGCCGGCTGCCGGACACCATCATCGCCGCTGTCGGCGGCGGCTCCAACGCCATCGGCCTGTTCCATCCCTTCCTCGATGACAAGGATGTGCGCATCATCGGCATCGAGGCTGGTGGCCGTGGCCTCGACGGCATCGAGCATTGCGCCTCGATGAATGCCGGCGCGCCCGGCGTGCTGCACGGCAACCGCACCTATCTCCTGCAGAATGCCGATGGCCAGATCATGGACGGCCATTCGATCTCGGCCGGTCTCGATTATCCCGGCGTTGGCCCGGAGCATTCCTGGCTGCGTGACTCCGGCCGCGTCGAATATGTGCCGATCCTCGACGATGAGGCGCTCGAAGCCTTCAAGCTGACGACGCGCGTCGAAGGCATCATCCCGGCACTGGAATCCGCGCACGCCATTGCGCACGCGGTGAAGATCGTACCGGGAATGGACAAGGACCAGATCGTCATCGTCAACCTGTCCGGCCGTGGCGACAAGGACGTGCATACGGTGGCCTCGATGCTGGGCATGGAGATCTGA
- a CDS encoding phosphoribosylanthranilate isomerase has translation MALDIKICGLKTDQAMAAALAGGASHVGFIFFAKSPRYVEPAEAGRLREAARGKALAVAVTVDASDTFLDGIVEKMQPDMLQLHGSETPERVAELKARYGLPVMKALPLSEAADLDRIKPFIGVADRFLFDAKPPKGSELPGGNGVAFDWRILAGLDAGVDYMLSGGLNAANIGDALRLANPPGIDISSGVESAPGVKDPALIEQFFRAVRAARDDRAA, from the coding sequence ATGGCGCTCGACATCAAAATCTGCGGCTTGAAGACCGACCAGGCAATGGCTGCGGCCCTCGCCGGCGGCGCCAGCCATGTCGGCTTTATTTTCTTTGCCAAGAGCCCGCGTTACGTCGAGCCGGCTGAAGCCGGGCGCCTGCGCGAAGCGGCGCGCGGCAAGGCCTTGGCGGTCGCGGTTACCGTCGACGCCAGCGACACCTTCCTGGACGGGATTGTCGAAAAGATGCAGCCCGACATGCTGCAGCTGCACGGCTCGGAAACACCCGAGCGGGTGGCCGAACTGAAAGCCCGCTATGGCCTGCCGGTGATGAAGGCGCTGCCGCTCAGCGAGGCCGCCGATCTCGACCGGATCAAGCCGTTCATCGGCGTCGCCGACCGCTTCCTGTTCGATGCCAAGCCGCCGAAGGGCTCTGAGCTGCCGGGCGGCAATGGCGTGGCCTTCGACTGGCGCATCCTCGCCGGCCTTGACGCCGGCGTCGATTACATGCTTTCCGGTGGGCTCAACGCCGCCAACATCGGCGACGCCCTTCGGCTTGCCAACCCGCCCGGAATAGACATTTCCTCCGGCGTGGAAAGCGCGCCGGGCGTCAAGGATCCGGCGCTGATCGAACAGTTTTTCCGGGCCGTCCGGGCAGCACGCGACGACCGCGCCGCCTGA
- a CDS encoding M48 family metallopeptidase, producing MTLGFFRNLTKPKSTPVVEREYCVAGRTLPLKIVESARARRLTLRIDSGGQGLRITVPPGLRRGEVDRFLDRHQDWLEQRLAKVPTRPQVRPGIKIPVRGVPHRIVHEPSKRGTVTISRDERGPLLIVHGDRIHLPRRIADFLKREAKKEIEKLVIKHTEALGKRAKAIRYKDTSSRWGSCTSEGNLSFSWRIMMAPQPVINYLVAHEVAHLKEMNHGPKFWKLCEKLCPDTDRCKDWLKRNGGALQAIVFE from the coding sequence ATGACCCTCGGATTCTTCCGCAATCTGACGAAGCCCAAGTCCACGCCTGTCGTGGAGCGCGAATATTGCGTCGCCGGTCGCACGCTGCCGCTCAAGATCGTCGAGAGTGCCCGGGCACGACGCCTGACGCTGCGCATCGATTCCGGCGGCCAGGGCCTGCGCATCACCGTCCCGCCGGGCTTGCGCCGGGGCGAGGTAGACAGGTTCCTCGACCGCCATCAGGACTGGCTGGAACAGCGCCTCGCCAAGGTGCCGACGCGCCCACAAGTGCGGCCGGGCATCAAGATCCCGGTGCGCGGCGTACCGCACCGCATCGTCCATGAGCCGTCAAAGCGCGGCACTGTCACCATATCACGTGACGAGCGCGGTCCGCTGCTGATCGTGCATGGCGATCGCATACATCTGCCGCGCCGCATCGCCGATTTCTTGAAGCGCGAGGCCAAGAAGGAGATCGAGAAGCTGGTGATCAAACACACCGAGGCGCTCGGCAAGCGCGCCAAGGCGATCCGCTACAAGGACACCTCCAGCCGCTGGGGCTCCTGCACCTCGGAAGGCAATCTCTCCTTCTCCTGGCGCATCATGATGGCGCCGCAGCCGGTCATAAACTATCTCGTCGCGCATGAGGTGGCGCATCTCAAGGAGATGAACCACGGCCCGAAATTCTGGAAATTGTGCGAAAAACTCTGCCCCGACACCGACCGCTGCAAGGACTGGCTGAAGCGCAATGGTGGCGCCCTGCAAGCGATCGTGTTCGAGTAG
- a CDS encoding DUF2852 domain-containing protein, whose translation MNTSALIRPAWTPATIALMVIGFMVFWPLGFAMLAYIIWGDRLDGFKRDVNRATDGIFAGCRRGSDKAARWGNGSARTGNVAFDDWREKELERLNEERRKLDEMLTQFDEYARELRRAKDQDEFDRFMANRNKSTAPAKTDPNTGTTTTKRGKGSNLLDD comes from the coding sequence ATGAACACATCTGCATTGATCCGCCCGGCCTGGACGCCGGCAACCATCGCGTTGATGGTGATCGGCTTCATGGTGTTCTGGCCGCTCGGCTTCGCCATGCTCGCCTACATCATCTGGGGCGACCGGCTCGACGGCTTCAAGCGTGACGTCAACCGCGCGACCGACGGCATCTTCGCCGGCTGCCGCCGCGGTTCCGACAAGGCCGCGCGCTGGGGCAATGGCTCCGCCCGCACCGGCAACGTCGCTTTCGACGACTGGCGCGAAAAGGAGCTTGAGCGCCTGAACGAAGAGCGCCGCAAGCTCGACGAGATGCTGACGCAGTTCGACGAGTACGCCCGCGAATTGCGCCGCGCCAAGGATCAGGACGAGTTCGATCGCTTCATGGCGAACCGCAACAAGTCGACTGCACCGGCGAAGACCGATCCGAACACCGGCACCACCACCACCAAGCGTGGCAAGGGCTCGAACCTGCTTGACGACTAA